From a single Arachis hypogaea cultivar Tifrunner chromosome 3, arahy.Tifrunner.gnm2.J5K5, whole genome shotgun sequence genomic region:
- the LOC112769636 gene encoding uncharacterized protein: MGTGQQFSQYLVKCIEANLKTARCFTVTVYDRDNSEYTVAETTPTGSFSLGTYRVSLGSKTCDCGYFQALHFSCPHALACCAYSRLTWQPYVHEVYRVSSVFGVYQMGFTPPIPEGFWPPYAGPTVIPDPNMRRAREGRPRSTRIRTNMDDADPNRPKRCGLCRQPGHTRRSCPQAAGPSGNAGN, from the coding sequence ATGGGTActggacaacaattcagtcaataCCTAGTAAAGTGTATCGAGGCCAACCTGAAGACAGCCAGGTGCTTCACGGTAACTGTTTATGACAGGGATAACTCGGAGTACACCGTGGCTGAGACGACTCCGACAGGTTCATTCTCACTAGGTACGTACAGGGTCTCATTAGGTTCCAAGACTTGTGATTGTGGATACTTCCAAGCACTTCATTTCTCGTGTCCTCACGCCCTGGCCTGCTGTGCTTATTCACGTCTGACATGGCAGCCTTACGTCCACGAGGTCTATCGCGTTAGTTCCGTTTTTGGTGTCTATCAGATGGGATTTACACCACCCATTccggagggtttctggccaccataTGCCGGGCCTACCGTTATACCGGATCCGAACATGAGGCGTGCGAGGGAGGGTCGTCCTAGGTCCACACGCATTCGCACCAACATGGATGATGCAGATCCGAACCGGCCAAAGAGATGTGGCCTCTGCAGGCAGCCAGGACACACCCGTCGTAGTTGTCCACAAGCCGCAGGACCCAGCGGGAATGCTGGGAATTAA